The Coffea arabica cultivar ET-39 chromosome 1e, Coffea Arabica ET-39 HiFi, whole genome shotgun sequence genome has a window encoding:
- the LOC113709935 gene encoding auxin-binding protein T85, with translation MSRRLVLVALLFTALYLSSNADGYPCSSTEGLPLVRNISELTQNSYGRPGLSHMTVAGSLLHGMKEVEVWLQTFASGSHTPIHRHSCEEVFVVLKGSGTLYLASNSHSKYPGNPQEFPIFSNSTFHIPVNDAHQIWNTNKEEDLQFLVIVTRPPVKVFIYDDWHMPHTAAKLKFPYYWDEECYLIPPTKDEL, from the exons ATGTCCCGGCGGCTAGTGCTGGTGGCCCTTTTATTTACAGCCCTCTATCTTAGCTCCAATGCCGACGGCTATCCCTGCTCTTCCACCGAAG GGCTTCCATTGGTGAGGAATATCAGTGAGCTTACGCAGAATAGTTATGGTAGACCCGGTTTGTCTCACATGACCGTAGCCGGTTCGCTTTTACATGGGATGAAAGAG GTTGAGGTGTGGCTGCAAACATTTGCTTCTGGATCTCACACTCCAATTCATAGGCATTCATGCGAGGAAGTGTTCGTGGTACTAAAAGGGAGTGGGACTCTTTATCTTGCTTCTAATTCACACTCCAAGTACCCTGGCAACCCACAAGAGTTTCCTATCTTCTCTAATAGCACGTTTCATATCCCTGTTAATGATGCTCATCAG ATATGGAACACAAACAAAGAGGAGGATTTACAGTTCTTGGTTATTGTCACTCGTCCTCCAGTTAAAGT GTTTATATATGATGACTGGCATATGCCGCATACTGCAGCCAAATTGAAGTTCCCTTATTATTGGGATGAAGAGTGTTACCTGATACCTCCAACAAAAGATGAGCTTTAA